The following proteins come from a genomic window of Candidatus Protochlamydia phocaeensis:
- a CDS encoding FHA domain-containing protein yields MIRLTVNVQSDPEIHLFNKSTILLGSESGHVDLILPGENIQPVHLKIIEQNGFLILINQANDPFVSINDHPFGKKLLRSGDIILVHQTKILFENLNQASEEKEKAPLTPLDTLIPILNDKIKKQIEVPQAQVTATVESEENKSSFHFSLPFEKEVEALKEEEWKLSDLDRYLSSSGPSQKEQEKKTDAALAVAPFAEEKVFERKKPLSLKDDYLRDLDDDNKKEDPFHISSEPSHLVQAWKWIILFILSILAIAGILGTVIYFTVSDKTEMQETKAAQGMADIAMALAHAQLYHIKPPNQNWSDLDFLKNNLQVILPNVPSYASQLDAQGQFNCCPYSLRIYTSSDLSHFLLIAQPAPSLLHWLIPKSIIVIDSHSMELRTLKDVRSLNRLLTNPDPLESMNGKEISSLIKQGELIRLATLANETGNLDYAPPKNLGWIKPGAENFIYNAPRYHRLGQRLIQKALALSTSRGTSQEVAALKQDVESFSSLNNLILYADQGKKSALLTRQGVMTFAPSDKFLFGYLLFNNQGKIYQVHLLKDEEELKDPIASLNKENDLIAFHAATEKNHKDEQGHALEESQIDFNHPIYIKLQSLAMARENELQPLTTALTNLLNHELPNPRTGFQFEFQNLSHAYLMADAKHKQAIKEALDSLYHQYEDMPINQFMAFVKHLHLEQLIQQDNQAFSLADENCIQNLETMLVHIEKAKSLSELDNLIHIATTWLNFDYIKDPQDLMKYQNLLRNQILNQLENQLLSQTKHLAVRAEDRDVLQHILNYERLIKPEEKDFFLNEFDALLAMERPKEEEPPEEAAQ; encoded by the coding sequence ATGATCCGACTTACTGTTAATGTCCAATCAGATCCTGAAATCCATTTATTTAATAAATCCACGATTCTTTTAGGATCGGAATCCGGTCATGTCGATTTAATCCTTCCTGGCGAAAACATTCAACCCGTTCACTTAAAAATTATTGAGCAGAATGGATTTTTGATTCTCATCAATCAGGCAAATGATCCTTTTGTTTCTATTAATGATCATCCTTTTGGAAAAAAATTGTTGCGTTCAGGGGATATCATCCTTGTCCATCAGACTAAAATTCTATTTGAAAATTTGAATCAGGCCAGTGAAGAAAAGGAAAAAGCGCCTTTAACTCCTCTCGACACTTTGATTCCCATCTTGAATGATAAAATTAAGAAGCAAATAGAAGTCCCTCAAGCGCAAGTGACAGCGACTGTCGAATCTGAGGAAAACAAATCCTCTTTCCATTTTTCCCTTCCTTTCGAAAAGGAAGTTGAAGCATTAAAAGAAGAAGAATGGAAATTGAGCGACCTGGACCGCTATTTGAGTTCTTCGGGGCCATCTCAAAAGGAACAAGAAAAGAAGACTGATGCGGCATTGGCAGTTGCCCCTTTTGCTGAAGAAAAGGTTTTTGAAAGAAAAAAACCGCTGAGCTTAAAAGACGATTACTTGCGCGATTTAGATGATGATAATAAAAAGGAAGATCCTTTTCATATCTCTTCGGAACCGAGTCATCTTGTTCAAGCTTGGAAATGGATTATTCTTTTTATCCTATCCATTCTAGCTATCGCTGGAATTCTGGGAACAGTCATTTATTTTACGGTCAGCGATAAGACAGAGATGCAAGAGACAAAGGCGGCTCAAGGCATGGCTGATATTGCAATGGCATTGGCGCATGCGCAGCTCTATCATATTAAGCCCCCTAATCAGAATTGGTCCGACCTCGATTTTTTAAAGAACAATTTACAGGTCATTTTGCCCAATGTTCCTTCCTACGCCTCCCAATTGGATGCGCAGGGTCAATTTAATTGCTGCCCATACAGCTTGCGCATTTATACCAGCAGCGATCTATCGCATTTTCTACTGATTGCCCAGCCTGCTCCCAGCTTATTGCATTGGCTCATTCCAAAGTCCATTATCGTGATCGATTCTCATTCAATGGAATTGCGCACCTTAAAAGACGTACGCAGCTTAAATCGACTATTAACCAATCCCGATCCTTTGGAAAGCATGAACGGCAAAGAAATCTCTTCCCTTATCAAACAAGGCGAATTGATCCGCTTGGCCACGCTGGCAAATGAAACGGGAAATTTGGATTATGCCCCTCCTAAAAATTTGGGTTGGATCAAGCCTGGAGCGGAAAATTTTATCTACAACGCTCCCCGCTATCACCGCTTGGGGCAGCGGTTAATCCAAAAAGCCTTGGCCTTATCGACATCGCGTGGAACAAGTCAAGAAGTGGCCGCTTTAAAGCAGGATGTTGAAAGTTTTTCGAGCTTAAACAATTTGATTTTATACGCAGATCAAGGCAAAAAATCTGCTTTATTGACGAGGCAAGGCGTCATGACATTTGCGCCTTCCGACAAATTTCTGTTTGGTTATCTTCTATTCAATAACCAGGGCAAGATCTATCAAGTCCACTTGCTTAAAGACGAGGAAGAATTAAAAGATCCTATAGCCTCTTTAAACAAGGAAAACGACTTGATCGCTTTCCACGCTGCGACGGAGAAAAACCATAAAGATGAGCAAGGCCATGCTCTTGAAGAGTCCCAGATCGACTTTAATCATCCCATTTATATCAAATTGCAATCTCTTGCCATGGCCAGAGAAAATGAGCTTCAGCCTTTAACGACCGCTTTAACCAATTTATTGAATCATGAGTTGCCGAATCCGCGGACGGGCTTTCAATTTGAATTTCAAAACCTATCGCATGCCTACTTAATGGCTGATGCAAAGCACAAGCAAGCGATTAAAGAAGCATTGGACAGCCTTTATCATCAATATGAAGATATGCCCATTAATCAATTTATGGCCTTTGTCAAGCATTTGCATCTTGAACAGCTCATTCAGCAAGACAACCAAGCTTTCAGCTTGGCTGATGAAAATTGCATACAAAATCTAGAGACCATGCTCGTGCACATTGAAAAAGCCAAATCTTTGTCTGAGTTAGACAATTTGATTCATATTGCGACTACCTGGCTTAACTTTGATTATATTAAAGATCCTCAAGACTTGATGAAATATCAAAATTTATTGAGAAATCAAATTTTAAACCAGCTCGAAAATCAGCTTTTATCTCAAACAAAACATTTAGCCGTAAGAGCGGAAGACAGGGATGTCTTGCAACACATTTTGAATTATGAGCGCTTAATTAAGCCTGAAGAAAAAGATTTCTTCCTAAATGAATTCGATGCCTTATTGGCGATGGAACGCCCCAAAGAAGAAGAGCCGCCTGAAGAAGCGGCTCAATAA